Proteins co-encoded in one Erinaceus europaeus chromosome X, mEriEur2.1, whole genome shotgun sequence genomic window:
- the TSC22D3 gene encoding TSC22 domain family protein 3 isoform X3 has translation MNTEMYQTPMEVAVYQLHNFNISFFSSLLGGDVVSVKLDNSASGASVVAIDNKIEQAMDLVKNHLMYAVREEVEILKEQIRELVEKNSQLERENSLLKTLASPEQLEKFQSRLSPEEPAPETPQAPEAPGGSEV, from the exons ATGAACACCGAAATGTATCAGACCCCCATGGAAGTGGCGGTCTACCAGCTGCACAATTTCAacatctccttcttctcctccctgctCGGAGGGGACGTGGTTTCCGTTAAGCTGGATAACAG TGCTTCTGGAGCCAGCGTGGTGGCCATAGACAACAAGATCGAGCAGGCCATG GATCTGGTGAAGAACCATCTGATGTATGCTGTGAGGGAGGAGGTGGAGATCCTGAAGGAGCAGATCCGGGAGCTGGTGGAGAAGAACTCCCAGCTGGAACGTGAGAACAGCCTCCTGAAGACCCTGGCCAGCCCGGAGCAGCTGGAGAAATTCCAGTCTCGTCTGAGCCCCGAAGAGCCGGCTCCTGAAACCCCACAAGCGCCTGAGGCCCCTGGTGGCTCTGAGGTGTAA
- the TSC22D3 gene encoding TSC22 domain family protein 3 isoform X4, producing the protein MDLVKNHLMYAVREEVEILKEQIRELVEKNSQLERENSLLKTLASPEQLEKFQSRLSPEEPAPETPQAPEAPGGSEV; encoded by the exons ATG GATCTGGTGAAGAACCATCTGATGTATGCTGTGAGGGAGGAGGTGGAGATCCTGAAGGAGCAGATCCGGGAGCTGGTGGAGAAGAACTCCCAGCTGGAACGTGAGAACAGCCTCCTGAAGACCCTGGCCAGCCCGGAGCAGCTGGAGAAATTCCAGTCTCGTCTGAGCCCCGAAGAGCCGGCTCCTGAAACCCCACAAGCGCCTGAGGCCCCTGGTGGCTCTGAGGTGTAA